A genome region from Streptomyces sp. NBC_01296 includes the following:
- a CDS encoding GNAT family N-acetyltransferase, with protein MNINSTSSSSTAPALREAGDWTVVAEHFATADATALRRAYYAEVAGRYWERSVTEAEIDAGLRDDPDDGLVPPTGQFAVGRLDGRPLACGGIRLLDPITAELTRVYVDPRARGTGGGAALLAVLEDEARALGAERVRLDTRSDLVEARALYTRHGYAEIPAYNAGRYAEHWFEKPLV; from the coding sequence ATGAACATCAACAGCACGAGCAGCAGCTCCACCGCCCCCGCCCTCCGCGAGGCGGGCGACTGGACCGTCGTCGCCGAGCACTTCGCCACCGCCGACGCCACCGCGCTGCGCCGCGCGTACTACGCGGAGGTCGCCGGCCGGTACTGGGAACGGTCCGTCACCGAGGCCGAGATCGACGCGGGCCTGCGGGACGACCCGGACGACGGGCTGGTCCCGCCGACGGGCCAGTTCGCGGTCGGCCGGCTGGACGGCAGGCCCCTGGCCTGCGGCGGCATACGACTGCTCGACCCCATCACCGCCGAGCTCACCAGGGTGTACGTGGACCCCCGCGCCCGCGGCACCGGCGGCGGGGCGGCGCTGCTCGCCGTCTTGGAGGACGAGGCCCGCGCGCTGGGCGCCGAGCGGGTCCGGCTCGACACCCGGTCGGACCTGGTCGAGGCCCGGGCGTTGTACACGCGGCACGGGTACGCGGAGATACCGGCGTACAACGCGGGCCGGTATGCGGAGCACTGGTTCGAGAAGCCCCTGGTCTGA
- a CDS encoding nuclear transport factor 2 family protein, translating to MSEHPDAALIRRGYEAFGKGDMETLGTLMTADVIHHVPGSNPLSGHHKGREAVLDLYRRFGEETNGTFQVDLHSVLVDGRGHAMTFHTARGDRGDHGIEIQGGLFFTIVGGKITDVDQCTQDIDEEDRFWG from the coding sequence ATGTCCGAGCACCCTGACGCTGCCCTGATCCGCCGCGGTTACGAGGCCTTCGGCAAGGGCGACATGGAGACGCTGGGCACGCTGATGACGGCCGACGTCATCCACCACGTGCCCGGCAGCAACCCGCTCTCGGGGCACCACAAGGGCCGTGAAGCCGTCCTCGACCTGTACCGGCGGTTCGGCGAGGAGACGAACGGCACCTTCCAGGTCGATCTGCACTCGGTGCTGGTCGACGGGCGCGGCCACGCCATGACCTTCCACACGGCGCGCGGCGACCGCGGCGACCACGGGATCGAGATCCAGGGCGGCCTCTTCTTCACGATCGTCGGCGGGAAGATCACCGACGTCGACCAGTGCACGCAGGACATCGACGAGGAGGACCGCTTCTGGGGCTGA
- a CDS encoding antibiotic biosynthesis monooxygenase family protein, translating into MSIVKINALAVPAEQREVLEQRFASRAGAVEGSDGFEWFELLRPVEGTDQYLVYTRWRSEEDFQAWMEGPMKAAHQGGGAGSGERPKPAASGSTVWSFEVVQQAAPKPQG; encoded by the coding sequence ATGAGCATCGTGAAGATCAACGCACTGGCCGTGCCCGCCGAGCAGCGGGAAGTACTGGAGCAGCGGTTCGCCTCGCGGGCGGGCGCCGTGGAGGGTTCGGACGGGTTCGAGTGGTTCGAGCTGCTGCGTCCCGTCGAGGGGACCGACCAGTACCTGGTGTACACGCGGTGGCGCTCGGAGGAGGACTTCCAGGCGTGGATGGAGGGGCCCATGAAGGCGGCGCACCAAGGCGGCGGCGCGGGTTCCGGTGAGCGGCCGAAGCCGGCGGCCTCCGGTTCGACGGTGTGGTCGTTCGAGGTCGTGCAGCAGGCGGCGCCGAAGCCGCAGGGCTGA
- a CDS encoding bifunctional glycosyltransferase 87/phosphatase PAP2 family protein, whose amino-acid sequence MANAAEHGGANGHAGVIGGSGRLGAARFLLWALAGVLAVRQAAAVLRVPPGEWLSEFQLPSSFPGSLYDGGQFTGTPFAGMVLRPFLGLAAPSLEVAWTCVTLLFVAAVGLVAARGLPDPVPRRTALLAAPVLVGLMMVSLPVRAAASPGQTAVLPVLLVLLAVFRVPGERPAGFLVGLAAALQPALLLFAPLLWLTGRRPTAKTAAVTFAGATALSWAALPRDSWTYWVHHLAGTGLGDAPDSLANQSVHGALLRLGLSGPLEILLYVALAAGIAWVGLRRAARYARDGQLLLAVAVTGCVAVAVAPTGWRHQLLWVLLAVAGKVGKRAADRPVWPVAVVLAMTLPSDVLLPNLAALAPVRDNVLLLAALAAACAVPFLPRSSPYWREPVATAYGRPAAARWSRVPLMPFWRRVLSRPNLLLELLLIRVGYSLYSHIRAAAPSSRSVAEGHGSQIHAVERALGIDIEHAVNHAVVNLPWLEKFFNFYYTSFHFVVPLTILAVLYWRRPGDYRWARASLGLGTVLALVGFWLYPLAPPRLMPALGFIDTVHGPQDLAHPQYGAMTAISNQYAAMPSLHFGWSLWCGIVIITLAPKGWQKLLGALHPLITVCAIVATANHWVLDAVGGAVVISAGFGLVYVLSGPRGAALPAGLSVPRPREPERVGAATRSRA is encoded by the coding sequence GTGGCTAACGCGGCAGAGCACGGTGGTGCGAACGGACATGCCGGGGTCATAGGCGGTAGCGGCAGGCTGGGGGCGGCACGGTTCCTCCTGTGGGCGCTGGCCGGTGTCCTCGCCGTCAGACAGGCCGCCGCAGTGCTGCGCGTGCCACCGGGCGAGTGGCTCAGCGAGTTCCAGCTCCCCAGCAGTTTTCCCGGCTCGCTCTACGACGGCGGCCAGTTCACCGGGACCCCCTTCGCCGGGATGGTCCTGAGGCCGTTCCTCGGTCTTGCGGCGCCCTCCCTGGAGGTGGCCTGGACCTGTGTGACGCTGCTGTTCGTCGCCGCCGTCGGGCTGGTCGCCGCGCGCGGTCTGCCCGATCCCGTGCCGCGGCGCACCGCGCTGCTCGCCGCGCCCGTGCTGGTCGGGCTGATGATGGTGTCGCTGCCCGTCCGGGCGGCCGCCTCGCCGGGCCAGACCGCCGTCCTGCCCGTGCTGCTGGTGCTGCTGGCCGTGTTCCGGGTGCCCGGCGAGCGCCCGGCCGGCTTCCTCGTCGGTCTCGCCGCCGCGCTCCAGCCGGCCCTGCTGCTGTTCGCGCCGCTGCTGTGGCTGACCGGCCGCCGCCCCACCGCCAAGACCGCCGCCGTGACGTTCGCCGGAGCCACCGCGTTGTCCTGGGCGGCCCTGCCCCGCGACTCCTGGACGTACTGGGTCCACCACCTGGCCGGCACCGGCCTCGGCGACGCCCCCGACAGCCTCGCCAACCAGTCCGTGCACGGCGCGCTGCTGCGGCTCGGCCTGAGCGGCCCCCTCGAGATCCTGCTGTACGTGGCCCTCGCGGCCGGGATCGCCTGGGTCGGCCTGCGCCGCGCGGCCCGCTACGCCCGCGACGGCCAGCTGCTGCTCGCGGTGGCCGTCACCGGCTGCGTGGCCGTCGCCGTGGCGCCGACCGGCTGGCGCCACCAGCTGCTGTGGGTGCTGCTCGCGGTGGCCGGCAAGGTCGGCAAGCGGGCGGCGGACCGGCCCGTGTGGCCGGTGGCCGTGGTGCTCGCCATGACGCTGCCCAGCGACGTGCTGCTGCCCAACCTGGCCGCGCTGGCCCCCGTACGGGACAACGTGCTGCTCCTCGCCGCGCTGGCGGCGGCCTGCGCGGTGCCGTTCCTGCCGCGTTCCTCGCCGTACTGGCGCGAGCCCGTCGCGACGGCGTACGGCCGGCCGGCCGCCGCCCGGTGGTCGCGGGTGCCGCTGATGCCGTTCTGGCGGCGCGTGCTCTCGCGCCCGAACCTGTTGCTGGAGCTGCTGCTGATACGGGTGGGGTACTCGCTGTACTCGCACATCCGGGCCGCCGCGCCGAGCAGCCGCAGCGTCGCCGAGGGGCACGGGAGTCAGATCCACGCCGTCGAGCGGGCGCTGGGCATCGACATCGAGCACGCCGTCAACCACGCCGTCGTGAACCTGCCCTGGCTGGAGAAGTTCTTCAACTTCTACTACACGTCGTTCCACTTCGTGGTGCCGCTGACGATCCTGGCGGTCCTGTACTGGCGCAGGCCGGGCGACTACCGCTGGGCCCGCGCCTCCCTGGGCCTGGGCACCGTCCTCGCGCTCGTCGGCTTCTGGCTGTACCCGCTGGCGCCGCCGCGGCTGATGCCCGCGCTCGGCTTCATCGACACCGTGCACGGGCCGCAGGATCTGGCCCACCCGCAGTACGGGGCGATGACCGCGATCTCCAACCAGTACGCGGCGATGCCCTCGCTGCACTTCGGCTGGTCGCTGTGGTGCGGGATCGTGATCATCACGCTCGCGCCGAAGGGCTGGCAGAAGCTCCTCGGGGCGCTGCACCCGCTGATCACGGTGTGCGCGATCGTCGCCACCGCCAACCACTGGGTGCTCGACGCGGTCGGCGGCGCGGTCGTCATCAGCGCCGGGTTCGGGCTCGTGTACGTCCTGTCGGGGCCGCGCGGCGCCGCCCTGCCGGCCGGGCTGAGCGTGCCGCGGCCGCGCGAGCCGGAGCGCGTGGGCGCCGCCACGCGCAGCCGCGCCTGA
- a CDS encoding DUF6193 family natural product biosynthesis protein: MNLHAADTDTAHRVDARWQRLPTTWRLIQERGGPETLCRGVIELIEAASAQPQLRRLYPFTRQWTLWFSSRTRHPFEVEAPAVEPTPDGRFRVRSPSLTTVIAETDTAEAAIALVVDRLSSGGAAGH, from the coding sequence ATGAACCTTCACGCTGCCGATACAGACACCGCTCACCGGGTGGATGCCCGCTGGCAGCGGCTGCCCACGACGTGGCGGCTGATCCAGGAGCGCGGCGGGCCCGAGACGCTCTGCCGCGGTGTCATCGAGCTCATCGAGGCCGCCTCCGCGCAGCCGCAGCTGCGTCGGCTGTACCCGTTCACCCGCCAGTGGACCCTGTGGTTCAGCTCCCGCACCCGCCACCCCTTCGAGGTGGAGGCACCGGCCGTCGAGCCCACGCCCGACGGCCGCTTCCGGGTGCGCAGCCCCAGCCTGACCACCGTCATCGCCGAGACCGACACCGCCGAGGCCGCCATCGCGCTCGTCGTGGACCGGCTCTCCTCGGGCGGCGCGGCGGGCCACTGA
- a CDS encoding cytochrome P450, with amino-acid sequence MPCPALPEGFDATDPDLLQDRVPFPEFAQLRQTAPVWWCPQQRGITGFDDEGYWVVTRHADVKYVSTHPELFSSTTNTAIIRFNEHIQREQIDAQRLIMLNMDPPEHTRVRQIVQRGFTPRAIRGLEEALRDRARKIVEQALEASADGSFDFVTQVACELPLQAIAELIGVPQEDRLRIFDWSNKMIAYDDPEYAITEEVGSNAAMELIGYAMNLSAARKECPAKDIVTQLVAAEGQGNLGSDEFGFFVLLLAVAGNETTRNAISHGMHAFLTHPDQWELYKATRPATAAEEIVRWATPVVSFQRTATQDTELGGQKIKAGDRVGLFYSSANHDPEVFTDPDRFDITRDPNPHLGFGGGGPHFCLGKSLAIMEIDLIFNALADTLPDLRLTGEEPRRLRAAWLNGIKELRVSHG; translated from the coding sequence ATGCCCTGTCCCGCGCTGCCCGAAGGCTTCGACGCCACCGACCCCGACCTCCTCCAGGACCGGGTCCCGTTCCCCGAGTTCGCGCAGCTGCGGCAGACCGCACCCGTGTGGTGGTGCCCCCAGCAGCGCGGCATCACCGGATTCGACGACGAGGGCTACTGGGTCGTGACCCGGCACGCGGACGTCAAGTACGTATCCACGCACCCGGAGTTGTTCTCCTCCACCACCAATACGGCGATCATCCGCTTCAACGAGCACATCCAGCGCGAACAGATAGATGCCCAGCGCTTGATCATGCTGAACATGGACCCGCCGGAACACACCCGCGTACGCCAGATCGTGCAGCGCGGTTTCACCCCGCGGGCCATCCGCGGCCTGGAGGAGGCCCTGCGCGACCGGGCCCGGAAGATCGTCGAGCAGGCGCTGGAGGCCTCGGCCGACGGCAGCTTCGACTTCGTGACGCAGGTCGCGTGCGAGCTCCCGCTGCAGGCCATCGCCGAACTGATCGGCGTACCGCAGGAGGACCGCCTGCGCATCTTCGACTGGTCGAACAAGATGATCGCGTACGACGACCCCGAGTACGCGATCACCGAGGAGGTCGGCTCCAACGCGGCCATGGAGCTCATCGGCTACGCCATGAACCTCTCCGCCGCCCGCAAGGAGTGCCCGGCCAAGGACATCGTCACGCAGCTGGTGGCGGCCGAGGGCCAGGGCAACCTGGGCTCCGACGAGTTCGGCTTCTTCGTGCTGCTCCTGGCGGTCGCCGGCAACGAGACCACGCGCAACGCCATCAGCCACGGCATGCACGCCTTCCTGACCCACCCCGACCAGTGGGAGCTGTACAAGGCGACCCGGCCGGCGACGGCCGCCGAGGAGATCGTCCGCTGGGCCACCCCGGTGGTGTCGTTCCAGCGCACCGCCACCCAGGACACCGAACTGGGCGGGCAGAAGATCAAGGCGGGCGACCGGGTGGGGCTGTTCTACTCCTCCGCCAACCACGACCCCGAGGTCTTCACCGACCCCGACCGCTTCGACATCACCCGCGATCCGAACCCGCACCTGGGCTTCGGCGGCGGCGGCCCGCACTTCTGCCTCGGCAAGTCCCTGGCCATCATGGAGATCGACCTGATCTTCAACGCGCTGGCCGACACCCTGCCCGACCTGCGCCTGACCGGCGAGGAACCGCGCCGGCTGCGGGCCGCCTGGCTCAACGGCATCAAGGAGCTCCGGGTCAGCCACGGTTGA
- a CDS encoding steroid 3-ketoacyl-CoA thiolase: MAAEPVIVEAVRTPIGKRGGALANLHPAYLLGETYRELLARTGIQPDCVEQIVGGTVTHAGEQSMNPARNAWLAMGLPYETAATTVDCQCGSSQQANHMVANMISGGVMDIGIACGVEAMSRVPLGSGSKHGPGKPFPDEWNVDLPNQFEAAERIARHRGLTREDVDRLGLLSQERAATAWAEERFKRETFAVQVPTTEEEQAAGQGMWRLVDRDEGLRDTSMEALARLKPVMPTAVHTAGNSSQISDGAAAVMWASRKMARALKLRPRARIVAQTLVGADPHYHLDGPIDATRAVLGKAGMSLRDIDLVEINEAFASVVLSWAQVFEQDLEKVNVNGGGIALGHPVGATGARLITTALHELERRDKEFALITMCAGGALATGTIIQRL; this comes from the coding sequence ATGGCCGCGGAACCCGTCATCGTCGAAGCCGTACGCACCCCCATCGGCAAGCGCGGGGGCGCGCTCGCCAACCTCCATCCCGCCTACCTGCTCGGCGAGACGTACCGCGAACTCCTCGCCCGGACCGGAATCCAGCCCGACTGCGTCGAGCAGATCGTCGGCGGCACCGTCACCCACGCCGGTGAGCAGTCCATGAACCCGGCGCGCAACGCGTGGCTCGCCATGGGCCTGCCGTACGAGACCGCCGCGACCACCGTGGACTGCCAGTGCGGCAGCTCCCAGCAGGCCAACCACATGGTCGCCAACATGATCTCCGGCGGTGTCATGGACATCGGCATCGCCTGCGGCGTCGAGGCGATGAGCCGGGTGCCGCTGGGGTCCGGCTCCAAGCACGGCCCCGGCAAGCCGTTCCCGGACGAGTGGAACGTCGACCTCCCCAACCAGTTCGAGGCCGCCGAGCGGATCGCCCGCCACCGGGGCCTGACCCGGGAGGACGTCGACCGGCTCGGGCTGCTCTCCCAGGAGCGGGCCGCCACCGCATGGGCCGAGGAGCGGTTCAAGCGGGAGACCTTCGCCGTCCAGGTCCCGACGACGGAGGAGGAGCAGGCCGCCGGGCAGGGAATGTGGCGGCTGGTCGACCGCGACGAGGGGCTGCGCGACACGAGCATGGAGGCGCTGGCCCGGCTCAAGCCGGTCATGCCGACCGCCGTGCACACCGCCGGGAACTCCTCGCAGATATCCGACGGGGCCGCCGCCGTGATGTGGGCCTCGCGGAAGATGGCCCGCGCGCTCAAGCTCAGGCCGCGCGCCCGGATCGTCGCCCAGACCCTGGTCGGCGCCGACCCGCACTACCACCTCGACGGGCCGATCGACGCGACGCGGGCCGTGCTCGGCAAGGCCGGGATGTCCCTCAGGGACATCGACCTGGTCGAGATCAACGAGGCCTTCGCCTCGGTCGTCCTCAGCTGGGCCCAGGTCTTCGAGCAGGACCTGGAGAAGGTCAACGTCAACGGCGGCGGCATCGCACTCGGCCACCCCGTCGGCGCGACCGGAGCCCGGCTGATCACCACCGCGCTGCACGAGCTCGAGCGCCGCGACAAGGAATTCGCGCTGATCACCATGTGCGCGGGAGGCGCGCTGGCGACCGGGACGATCATCCAGCGGCTGTGA
- a CDS encoding transglycosylase SLT domain-containing protein, whose protein sequence is MSSACGDRPCPLRKVSSVSHVIRRIAASKKALAGSIVALGVAGTMLATVPAQAAPMSAKAIAHQMIKDPAQFAAFDKIISHESGWDHTATNASSGAYGLAQALPASKMASAGADWKTNPATQIKWGLDYMNSRYGSPVGAWNFWQANHWY, encoded by the coding sequence ATGTCCTCGGCATGCGGCGACCGCCCTTGTCCCCTGCGGAAGGTTTCATCCGTGTCCCACGTCATCCGTCGCATCGCCGCCTCCAAGAAGGCCCTCGCCGGCTCCATCGTCGCCCTGGGCGTCGCCGGCACCATGCTCGCCACGGTCCCCGCTCAGGCGGCCCCGATGAGCGCCAAGGCGATCGCACACCAGATGATCAAGGACCCGGCCCAGTTCGCCGCCTTCGACAAGATCATTTCCCACGAGAGCGGCTGGGACCACACCGCCACGAACGCCTCCTCGGGTGCCTACGGCCTGGCCCAGGCCCTGCCGGCCTCGAAGATGGCCTCCGCGGGTGCGGACTGGAAGACCAACCCGGCCACCCAGATCAAGTGGGGCCTGGACTACATGAACTCCCGCTACGGCAGCCCCGTCGGCGCCTGGAACTTCTGGCAGGCCAACCACTGGTACTAA
- a CDS encoding ECF transporter S component, producing the protein MSTPSRPLRIGPRAAAALLLVTLIGIAAFAWPLLADRQSGLAHSQDAPWLFAALLPLLVAVVVATIADQGMDAKAVAMLGVLAAVGAALRPLGAGTAGLEPMFFLMVLSGRVLGPGFGFVLGSVTMFASALLTGGVGPWMPFQMLAMGWFSLGAGLLPGAVGVPPARAKPRAWGRIRGRAELLMLAAYGFVGSFAYGTIMNLQGWVLLQGMGQGISFHPGDPVTANLARFLAYCAATSLGWDLGRAALTVVLTLAVGGTLLKALRRAVRKAAFEAPVSFGSG; encoded by the coding sequence ATGAGCACCCCCTCCCGCCCCCTCCGCATCGGCCCCCGCGCCGCCGCCGCACTGCTCCTCGTCACCCTCATCGGCATCGCGGCCTTCGCCTGGCCCCTCCTCGCCGACCGCCAGTCCGGCCTCGCCCACTCCCAGGACGCCCCCTGGCTCTTCGCGGCGCTGCTCCCCCTCCTCGTCGCCGTCGTCGTCGCGACCATCGCCGACCAGGGCATGGACGCCAAGGCGGTGGCGATGCTCGGCGTCCTCGCCGCGGTGGGGGCCGCCCTCAGACCCCTGGGCGCCGGCACGGCCGGCCTGGAGCCGATGTTCTTCCTGATGGTGCTCAGCGGCCGCGTCCTCGGCCCGGGCTTCGGCTTCGTCCTCGGCTCGGTCACGATGTTCGCCTCCGCCCTGCTCACGGGCGGGGTCGGGCCGTGGATGCCGTTCCAGATGCTGGCGATGGGCTGGTTCTCGCTGGGCGCCGGGCTGCTGCCCGGCGCGGTGGGGGTCCCCCCTGCTCGAGCGAAGCCGAGAGCTTGGGGGAGGATCCGGGGCCGGGCGGAGCTGCTGATGCTGGCGGCGTACGGCTTCGTGGGCTCGTTCGCGTACGGCACGATCATGAACCTGCAGGGCTGGGTGCTCCTGCAGGGCATGGGCCAGGGCATCTCCTTCCACCCGGGGGATCCGGTCACCGCCAACCTGGCCCGCTTCCTGGCGTACTGCGCGGCGACGTCGCTGGGCTGGGACCTGGGCCGGGCCGCGCTGACCGTCGTACTGACCCTCGCGGTCGGCGGCACGCTGCTGAAGGCGCTGCGGCGGGCGGTGCGAAAAGCGGCGTTCGAGGCGCCCGTTTCCTTCGGTTCGGGTTGA
- a CDS encoding ABC transporter ATP-binding protein: MIRFEQVSVTYDGAAQPTLCDADLVIPEGELTLLVGPSGVGKSTLLGAVSGLVPHFTGGTLRGRVTVAGRDTRTHMPRELADVVGTVGQDPLAHFVTDVVEDELAYGMESLGLAPAVMRRRVEETLDLLGLNELRDRPIATLSGGQQQRVAIGSVLTPHPKVLVLDEPTSALDPAAAEEVLAVLQRLVHDLGTTVLLAEHRLERVVQYADRILLLPAPGAAPVLGSPSSIMAVSPVHPPVVALGRLANWSPLPLSIRDARRRSAPLLSRLPNTTSTPQPAQTRPMPPAEAQPTSPTPARPVPPAQAQPVSPTPQPAQAQPVSPTPQPAQAAPHHPAPPAFEARGLGRSPRIGKGRGGEEAPRSGPAPRPGILARLLRRSEPSPGPATGTGTGSATAAEAGTGTGTGTHTATAHPAPVAKATALSLRRGRAEVLHGIDLSVAPGETIALMGRNGAGKSTLLATLIGTLAPTTGTVTVGGRTPHRTAPQEMVRRVGLVPQEPRDLLYADTVAAECSAADADAGAAPGTCRELVSALLPDVPDDTHPRDLSEGQRLALALALVLTGRPALLLLDEPTRGLDYAAKARLIEILRGLAADGHAIVLATHDVELAAELAHRVVILAGGEIVADGPTAEVVVSSPAFAPQVAKILAPGHWLTVTQVANALAETEAETQTEAQTEAEAT; this comes from the coding sequence GTGATCCGCTTCGAGCAGGTGTCGGTCACGTACGACGGCGCCGCGCAGCCCACCCTGTGCGATGCCGATCTGGTGATCCCGGAGGGCGAGCTCACGCTCCTGGTCGGCCCGTCGGGCGTCGGCAAGTCGACCCTCCTCGGTGCGGTCTCCGGCCTGGTCCCGCATTTCACCGGGGGCACGCTGCGGGGCCGCGTCACCGTCGCCGGCCGCGACACCCGCACCCACATGCCGCGCGAGCTCGCCGATGTCGTGGGCACGGTCGGCCAGGACCCGCTCGCGCACTTCGTGACGGACGTGGTCGAGGACGAGCTCGCCTACGGCATGGAGTCCCTCGGCCTGGCCCCGGCCGTCATGCGCCGCCGGGTCGAGGAGACCCTGGACCTGCTGGGCCTGAACGAACTGCGCGACCGCCCCATCGCCACCCTCTCCGGCGGCCAGCAGCAAAGGGTCGCGATCGGCTCGGTCCTGACCCCGCACCCCAAGGTCCTGGTCCTGGACGAGCCCACGTCGGCGCTGGACCCGGCGGCGGCCGAGGAGGTCCTGGCGGTCCTCCAGCGCCTGGTCCACGACCTGGGCACGACGGTCCTGCTGGCGGAGCACCGCCTGGAACGCGTCGTCCAGTACGCGGACCGGATCCTCCTCCTCCCGGCCCCTGGCGCGGCGCCGGTCCTCGGCAGCCCGTCCTCGATCATGGCGGTCTCCCCGGTCCACCCCCCGGTGGTGGCCCTGGGCCGCCTGGCGAACTGGTCCCCCCTCCCCTTGTCGATCCGCGACGCCCGCCGCCGCTCCGCCCCCCTCCTCTCCCGCCTCCCCAACACAACCTCCACCCCCCAGCCCGCCCAGACCCGCCCGATGCCGCCCGCCGAGGCCCAGCCGACATCGCCCACCCCAGCCCGCCCGGTGCCGCCCGCCCAGGCCCAGCCGGTATCGCCTACCCCCCAGCCCGCCCAGGCCCAGCCGGTATCGCCCACCCCCCAGCCCGCCCAGGCCGCGCCGCACCACCCAGCCCCGCCGGCGTTTGAGGCGCGGGGTCTGGGGCGGAGCCCCAGGATCGGGAAGGGGCGGGGTGGGGAAGAAGCCCCGCGCAGCGGCCCCGCCCCCCGCCCCGGCATCCTGGCCCGCCTGCTCCGCCGGAGCGAGCCGTCCCCCGGCCCCGCCACCGGTACCGGAACCGGCAGCGCGACAGCGGCCGAAGCCGGTACGGGCACAGGCACAGGCACACACACCGCCACCGCCCATCCGGCCCCCGTGGCCAAGGCAACCGCCCTCTCCCTCCGCCGCGGCCGCGCCGAAGTCCTCCACGGCATCGACCTCTCCGTGGCCCCCGGCGAGACCATCGCCCTCATGGGCCGCAACGGCGCCGGCAAGTCCACCCTCCTCGCCACCCTCATCGGCACGCTCGCCCCCACCACCGGCACGGTGACCGTCGGCGGTCGCACCCCCCACCGCACCGCCCCGCAGGAGATGGTCCGGCGCGTGGGCCTCGTCCCGCAGGAACCCCGCGACCTCCTCTACGCGGACACCGTGGCCGCCGAGTGCTCCGCCGCCGACGCCGACGCCGGCGCGGCCCCCGGCACCTGCCGGGAGCTCGTCTCCGCCCTGCTTCCGGACGTCCCCGACGACACCCACCCCCGGGACCTCTCCGAGGGCCAGCGCCTGGCCCTCGCCCTGGCCCTCGTACTCACCGGCCGCCCCGCGCTGCTCCTGCTCGACGAGCCCACCCGCGGTCTGGACTACGCCGCCAAGGCCCGCCTGATCGAGATCCTGCGCGGCCTCGCCGCCGACGGGCACGCCATCGTCCTCGCCACCCACGACGTGGAGCTCGCCGCCGAGCTGGCCCACCGGGTGGTGATCCTGGCCGGCGGCGAGATCGTCGCGGACGGCCCGACCGCCGAGGTCGTCGTGTCGTCCCCGGCCTTCGCCCCCCAGGTGGCCAAGATCCTGGCCCCGGGCCACTGGCTCACGGTGACCCAGGTCGCGAATGCCCTGGCCGAGACCGAAGCCGAAACCCAGACCGAAGCCCAGACCGAGGCCGAGGCCACATGA
- a CDS encoding energy-coupling factor transporter transmembrane protein EcfT, translating to MRRVAAPQARRGNALHAGAWWLWALGLATAASRTTNPLLLGLIVGVAGYVVAARRTSAPWARSYGAFLKLGLFVIGLRLLFSVVLGSPIPGAHVLLTLPELPLPAWAAQGIRIGGRVTAEQLVFAFYDGAKLAALLVCVGAANALANPARLLKSLPAALYEAGVAVVVAMTFAPNMVADVARLRTARRLRGRPTGGVKAILQIGLPVLEGALERSVAVAASMDARGYGRSAQVPPAVRHTTNVLTLGGLLGMCAGTYGLLAAEGAVYGLPVLLIGLVLALAGLRLGGRRSIRTRYRPDRWGWRAWLVAGSGAAVAAVLVRAAAVDPDALLPGVVPLVAPTLPLWPAAAILIGLLPAFVAPVPPKETAL from the coding sequence ATCCGCCGCGTGGCGGCGCCGCAGGCCCGTCGGGGGAACGCCCTGCACGCGGGAGCGTGGTGGCTCTGGGCGCTCGGCCTGGCCACGGCCGCCTCCCGCACCACCAATCCCCTGCTCCTCGGCCTGATCGTCGGCGTGGCCGGCTACGTCGTGGCCGCCCGCCGGACCTCCGCCCCCTGGGCGCGTTCCTACGGCGCCTTCCTCAAGCTCGGCCTCTTCGTCATCGGGCTCCGCCTCCTCTTCTCCGTGGTGCTCGGCTCCCCGATCCCCGGCGCGCACGTCCTGCTCACCCTCCCCGAGCTCCCGCTCCCCGCCTGGGCGGCCCAAGGCATCCGCATCGGCGGCCGCGTCACTGCCGAGCAGCTCGTCTTCGCCTTCTACGACGGCGCCAAGCTGGCCGCCCTCCTCGTCTGCGTCGGCGCCGCGAACGCCCTCGCCAATCCGGCGCGGCTGCTGAAATCCCTCCCGGCCGCCCTCTACGAGGCCGGTGTCGCCGTCGTCGTCGCCATGACCTTCGCGCCGAACATGGTCGCCGACGTCGCCCGCCTGCGGACCGCCCGCCGCCTGCGCGGCCGCCCCACCGGCGGCGTCAAGGCGATCCTGCAGATCGGCCTGCCCGTCCTGGAGGGCGCCCTCGAGCGCTCCGTCGCCGTCGCCGCCTCGATGGACGCCCGCGGCTACGGCCGCAGCGCGCAGGTCCCGCCCGCCGTCCGGCACACCACCAACGTCCTCACCCTCGGGGGCCTGCTCGGCATGTGCGCCGGCACGTACGGGCTGCTCGCCGCCGAGGGCGCCGTGTACGGGCTGCCGGTCCTGCTCATCGGCCTCGTCCTGGCCCTCGCGGGGCTGCGCCTGGGCGGGCGGCGCAGCATCCGGACCCGCTACCGGCCGGACCGCTGGGGGTGGCGTGCGTGGCTGGTCGCCGGGTCGGGTGCGGCGGTCGCGGCCGTCCTCGTCCGTGCCGCGGCCGTGGACCCGGACGCCCTCCTCCCCGGCGTCGTCCCCCTGGTCGCCCCCACGCTCCCGCTGTGGCCGGCGGCGGCGATCCTGATCGGCCTGCTCCCCGCCTTCGTGGCGCCCGTACCTCCGAAGGAAACAGCACTGTGA